A genomic region of Streptomyces rimosus contains the following coding sequences:
- a CDS encoding aldehyde dehydrogenase family protein — protein sequence MPELFIGGQWTAAADGEVREIRCPADGTPVATVDEAGAADAAAAVTAARAAFDDGPWPRTPAAERGRLLLRVADLLERDKDTYARAESLDTGKRFVESRYDMDDIANCFRYFGDLVASGNDGRVVDTGQPEVDSRVVYEPVGVCSLITPWNYPLLQTAWKVAPAVGAGDTFVLKPSELTPHTAILLMRTLTEAGLPDGVANLVLGAGGAVGAPLTTDERVDLVSFTGGLATGRRIMAAAAPTVKKIALELGGKNPNLVFADTDFDTAVDYALMAVFLHSGQVCSAGARLLVDDELHDDFVDEIVRRARAIRLGGPFDEDARSGPLISAEHRDKVEKYVAAGLAEGAVLRCGGERPDDPRLRDGFFYLPTVLDECSPGMSVIRDESFGPVLTVERFRTEEEAVALANDTVYGLAAGVWTQSVERSHRVAARLRAGTVWINDFHPYVPQAEWGGMKQSGVGRELGPAGLAEYQEAKHIWRNTAPRPQRWFE from the coding sequence ATGCCGGAGCTGTTCATCGGGGGTCAGTGGACCGCCGCGGCCGACGGGGAGGTGCGCGAGATCCGCTGCCCGGCGGACGGCACACCGGTCGCCACCGTCGACGAGGCGGGCGCCGCGGACGCGGCCGCCGCCGTCACCGCGGCCCGCGCGGCGTTCGACGACGGGCCGTGGCCGCGCACCCCGGCCGCGGAGCGCGGACGGCTGCTGCTGCGCGTCGCCGACCTGCTGGAGCGCGACAAGGACACGTACGCGCGGGCCGAGTCCCTGGACACCGGCAAGCGGTTCGTGGAGAGCCGGTACGACATGGACGACATCGCGAACTGCTTCCGCTACTTCGGCGATCTCGTGGCCTCCGGCAACGACGGGCGGGTGGTGGACACCGGACAGCCCGAGGTCGACAGCCGGGTGGTGTACGAGCCGGTCGGCGTCTGCTCGCTGATCACCCCGTGGAACTACCCGCTGCTGCAGACCGCCTGGAAGGTGGCCCCGGCCGTCGGCGCGGGCGACACGTTCGTCCTCAAGCCCAGCGAACTGACCCCGCACACCGCGATCCTGCTGATGCGGACGCTGACCGAGGCGGGGCTGCCGGACGGGGTGGCCAACCTGGTGCTCGGCGCCGGCGGCGCGGTCGGCGCGCCGCTGACCACCGACGAGCGGGTGGACCTGGTGTCCTTCACGGGCGGGCTGGCCACCGGGCGGCGCATCATGGCCGCCGCCGCGCCCACCGTGAAGAAGATCGCGCTGGAGCTGGGCGGCAAGAACCCCAACCTGGTCTTCGCCGACACCGACTTCGACACCGCCGTCGACTACGCGCTGATGGCGGTGTTCCTGCACTCCGGGCAGGTCTGCTCGGCGGGCGCGCGGCTGCTGGTGGACGACGAGCTGCACGACGACTTCGTGGACGAGATCGTGCGCCGGGCGCGGGCCATCCGGCTGGGCGGGCCGTTCGACGAGGACGCGCGCAGCGGGCCGCTGATCTCCGCCGAGCACCGCGACAAGGTGGAGAAGTACGTGGCGGCGGGGCTGGCCGAGGGCGCGGTGCTGCGCTGCGGCGGCGAGCGCCCGGACGACCCCCGGCTGCGGGACGGCTTCTTCTATCTGCCGACCGTGCTGGACGAGTGCTCCCCCGGTATGTCCGTCATCCGTGACGAATCGTTCGGCCCGGTGCTGACCGTGGAGCGGTTCCGTACCGAGGAGGAGGCGGTGGCGCTCGCCAACGACACCGTCTACGGGCTGGCGGCGGGCGTATGGACGCAGAGCGTGGAGCGTTCGCACCGGGTGGCCGCCCGGCTGCGGGCCGGCACCGTGTGGATCAACGACTTCCACCCGTACGTACCGCAGGCCGAGTGGGGCGGCATGAAGCAGTCCGGCGTCGGACGGGAGCTGGGCCCGGCCGGGCTGGCGGAGTACCAGGAGGCCAAGCACATCTGGCGCAACACCGCGCCCCGGCCGCAGCGGTGGTTCGAGTGA